A region of the Ranitomeya variabilis isolate aRanVar5 chromosome 5, aRanVar5.hap1, whole genome shotgun sequence genome:
tagtaacccgatgtttaccctggttaccagtgaagacatcgctggatcggtgtcacacacaccgattcagcgatgtcagcggggcctcaacgaccaaaaaaaggtccaggccattctgacacgaccagcgatctcgcagcaggggcctgatcgctggtacgtgtcacacatagcgagatcgctatggaggtcgctgttgcgtcacaaaacttgtgactcagcagcgatctcgctagcgatctcgctatgtgagacggggcctttaagtgaAATTTCTCCTGCCCTGGAGGTCACAAACTCCATTCCATCAGCACCTCGCTGAATGACCAAGTGCACCACAAAACTCTGCATCTCTCCCTGTACATGTGATGTCACTGCGGCAGGATTTCAACAAACGGCACTAGACTTGGGAATGGTGCGCGACTGCTCTGTTTGTTATTATATAGATCTAGAacactatgaaaaaaaaaaatgttaaatcaaCCCATTTAAAAAGGGTTACTAACATTTGAATAATATTTCAAAAAGGCTGCAGATTCACTTTGTTTCATGTTCTTTCACGTTTCATTGCATCCCTGTACAGTAACTTCTATTTGTCCAGTGGAGAGACACGGACAATGCTGACTAGTCCTCCAGTACTATACTAGTGGCACTTCCCCCTCCCACACTTTCTGGCCAGCAAGTGCTGCATGCCTGTAATACCCGCTCCTCTACTGAAACTGAAGTACGCATTTTGCAAAACATTTTCTGTGATATTCACAAAACTATGGCAAAAAAAGTAATGGGGGTTCACGTTTTCAATCTTGCAGAAGTGTTTTGGTAGGATCATCCCTACAGGGACAGTCCAGCTGTCTAAGGAGAGGAGAGATGTCCTCACTGCCTGCAGTCTGACTTAGTATTACTAAAGAGACCTTAAAGATTAACTTTTACATACTGACAGTAAGTAtacaatttgcatacatgtggttacatgctgactagacatgcttggcttctctcaattcacttgtattgagtgagaccAAGCACATCTAGTCGTAACGCGAAAGAAAGTATGTAGATCACCTACCTGCCATCCTGTGACCACCTGGTCTCACTGCCAATACTGGTGGATCCTAACAGATTCATCAGAagaccggacaacctctttaatggttACACCCATCTTCATTTACAGCATAGTGACAGGATATAAATACATGAGATGTGGGTACCAAATATTTATTTCTCTAGAACAGAGATACAGGACCCTGTCTCATGGCCACTTTGAGAGGAGGCAGGGATACACATGCATAGCCTAGTCACTTCTTTGGAAGACTCAAAAATAACACAAAATTCATAGAAAGGAATGGAGAGCGATCAGTATAGAGCTAGGTTCAGGTCTCAGAGGAGAGACACGCATTTATCATCTTAAACGCATATCCCATCTTCCACAGGATAGAACTAAAGCAGGATACAATGACAGGTTGACAAAATATTTAGCCAAATGACCAATAAATAAAATGCTGCGTGGTTTATAGGGGTGTGCCCACATGTGTGGAGAAGTTGAGAGACAGCTATAGGCTAATCTATAGATCAAACCAGCAGCTCAACAATCAGATCAAACAACATCCCTTTATTAGGTCCAACATAATATTACACAGATAGGGACTCAATAAAAGAACAGTTGCATTTTTTCGAAATAAAGGTAATATTTTAACATCTTTGTATTTCTGGATGGCTGTGTACAATCAAGTAGCATTGATAAAACATTTGGATGGATAATCTGTAGGAAGAAAGATGAGAAAGTTATTTTCAAAAATAATTTTACCAAATAGATCAATATACAATACACTTTAATAGCCTACAAAAATCAACATGTGTTAACGTAGATTTACAATTTTTAGACACGTTTAGTGTAAATACCAGACGCTGACACTAAATAAAGAGTTCCATAGTAACAACAATGGTGAACATTACAAAAATCACAGACAAGAGGCATTAGCGTTACATGTCTAAGTACTTGTACATAGACTGTCGTCTGTGATGGAGGCCATGTCAAATTTCTTACACACTCTGAGAAATTTGATCGTAAGAATTGCCCTGCAATCGGCAGTTAAGCCAGAAACCAGTAAACTGAAATTATAAATCAATATACCATGAGTGTCTAAGGAGGCTTATGGTATATTAATATATGATGGAACCTGCAATGTTCTCCTACTTGGATTTCACAGCCACCTCCGTTCTACCCAAAAGCAGAATCCAAGAAATTTCAACAAAATCTTGTTCCTTTAAGGCCAAAGTCACACATCTAGACTTGGTGGCGAGACTGCGCCCAAATCCATGAGTTACAAGTGGATTTGCCGTAATTGAAAGGGCAGTCAAATTCTGCAGATGCTGCAAATTTAAAATGTGTCCCACAAGTCAATATCTATCAATTTTATTActgcaatatttatttattttttattttttgcaaaatctAGTTGGAAAATCCACAGCGCATCTGTTCCTCATGAAATTACCCTACAATTTCATAGGCGAGATCTCCTCTAAAGGCTGGCTTTCTCAGGAGTATCGTAATGATAGGCATAGGGGTCTTCGGCGGCTGTCAGAGCAACCCATCAGCGCCCCATGATCACATCGAAAGTTCCTTAGAATGATATGCGCCACTGCATGATAAAGACACATGATGGCCGTTTAAATGGGCCATCATCTGCCTGGGAAAAATGTGGTCTTGGCGTGTGAGTTCGCATCAACATCAAAGTGCCGGCATCTGATGTACCAGTATGTCATGTCAGTATGGGGATTAACTGATTCTACCCCACAGAAATACTCCATTATTCAGAATATCTATTTTAAATGTGCACAATTGTTTCCTAAAGCCtcacaatagtaaaaaaaaaaaacaagaaaaaacacatGAACAAAAACAACGTTGAGCTGCATCCGATAAGTGATGTATTCACAGACCATGCCCCTTGGCTCCACATATAGAACACGTTGGTTTAGTATATAAAGTTCGCCTTTTTTATTTctcaaattaaaagttggaaaaaaaaaattggctaatgGGAAAAAGCAGCTTCGGTGATAATTTTCATGCAAGGCTGGGCGTGTAAAAACTTACATTTTCATGGTTTATCTAAGCCCAGCTCTTCTGGGGTGGAAATACCAAGCTCATCTAAAGTTGGTCTGAGTTCCTGAATTACATAGGGATAGATTTCCTTGTGAGGTCCAGCTTTATCctgggaaaagggaaaaaaaaaaaagaaaaaacattttttaggcCAGTCACAATGCCATCATTACCCATTGTTTACAGATGAAGCTGAGATAATAGCTAAATATAGTATTGAGATTCAATGAAGCCAAAGTTACCATGTCATACATTTTCACCTCATATGCAATACTAAGAACTATAGTGAATACGTTTTCTGTAAAGCGTTCCTTTAAACaggaacatattaaaaaaaaactaaaaaaaaacctacttaccttccctgcgcgaccTCGCTGCTTCTCGGTCCGGCACCTGCAGGTCTTCCGACCGAGCGATCACGTGcccccgctcattaaagtaataaatattcactccatgcctatgAGCAAGGGATTCGTGATCGCTTAGctggaacaagatgcagcgagggtgagcagggaaggtaagtaggatgtgtgctggaagccggcggctgcaactgtgcacgctataagagaaatgaatattgactgccagcgcagtgaatattcatttctctttagcagcgggcacagttacagccgccgacacttgcctctgtgacccgctgctctgccgctaCCCCTCCCTCGCCATctttgggacaatgactcatgtataagctgaggggggcgttttcagcacataaaaaaaaaaaaaaaaaaaaaaaaaagaatgtgctGAAAGGCCCAGGATGTagatataaaatcagaaaaaaaaacaggcagcactgatCCAAGCCACAGTTTTTCATTTTGAtgtttggagtgctgccttttttacaatgattttctactttggaggtttggacatcacctttacaggttttattgcacctgttttttttttttttttggtagtgctgccaaatttataatataaatataatatatataagaaaaaaaatagtgACCTTCATCATATACTCCCCTTACCAGTCCGATCTTGACACACAAGTTGCCGAATCCGCAACTCACTGGCTGCGGCAGACTTGTCTATTCAGACAGAGCAGGATGTATCAAGAACCAACGGAACTGAAATACACTGGAACATGAGCGGCTGGGAAATGGTGACTTGGGTATAACTTCATTTACACCACTTTGCGCACCAATTTTAGGAAGTAAAACAACCCTTTTAACTAACATTAGTAAGGAAAATAAAGTCTTCAATTTTGAAGAAGTTTCCCCTACTTTAAATGTTTTTCTGATTACGGTACATTACCCCAAAAAGGGCCCATTCACAAAAATTAACGTAgggaaatacattaaaaaaaataataataatatcaatgaAAGATGCACTAATCAGTTCAAGCCTTGTATCGCACAACATTGGGATATTCTACTCACCTTCACTGCTTCCAAGATACGGACCGTACTTGCAAAGTCATTCAACCGCCTGCAAGCGCGCAAAGCAGCATCAAGGATTTTTGGTTCTGGAACTAAATCATAACCGACAAGAGTGTTCACGCCTagttggaaagaaaaaaaaacaaaacatggtctTGAGCAGCAGTGTTAGGACTGTGGTAGCAAAGTGTTTAGTAATTTCCATATATATATGCCTAGCTTGTATAACCACATTAATATGCCAATACTCCTTCACTCACTGTAATCCAAGTATTATATACAAACAACACCAACACTCCAGTCCTGAAAATGTGACCTGACCCAGTCCAtcagcacaccccactgaaacccGTGGCACCATTCTGATCAGAACACTGGCCAGAGAAGTGTTTATATCGGACAGCTGAGGATATTCCAAGACGCAGGCAAGCACTGTACACAAGCTTGAGGGGACAGGGGTCAGTGGATCTGAGGCAGAACTACTAAACAGGAGGTCCTCTACTTTACCCAGTACCAGGTTACATTGTTATGGGTAGTCCAATGGTGACTAGCTTATATCTCCTAAGAAGCCTAACAAATTAGGAAAACTTCTGTATACACTGGAGTCAGTTAGTGAaaaactattaacccctttctgacctcggacgggatagtacgtccgaggtcagaagcccctctttgatgcgggctccggcggtgagcccgcatcaaagccgggacatgtcagctgttttgaacagctgacatgtgcccgtaataggcgtgggcagaatcgcgatctgcccgcacctattaactagttaaatgccgctgtcaaacgcagacagcggcatttaacctgctcttccggccggaaatgagcgcatcgccgacccccgtcacatgatcggaggtcggcgatgctttagaatagtaaccatagaggtccttgagacctctatggttactgatccacggtagctgtgagcgccaccctgtggtctgctCTCACAGCACACCCAATTTTCTGCTACATACATAGCaaacataagatcgctgctatgtagcagaggcgatcaagttgtgccagcttctagcctcctatggaggctatagaagcatggcaaaagtaaaaaaaaaaaaaaaaaaaaaaaaaaaaatgaaaaaaaaaaaaatatataaaagtttaaatcacccccctttcgccccattcaaaataaataaaaaaaaaaaacaacaacaaatctacacatttggtatcgctgcgttcagaatcgcccgatcaataaaaaaaaaaaagcattaacctgatcgctaaacagcgtagcgagaaaaaaaatttgaaacgccagaattatgtttttttggtcgccgcgacattgcattaaaatgcaataacgggcgatcaaaagaacgtatctgcaccaaaatggtatcattaaaaaacgccagctcggcacgcaaaaattaagccctcaaccgaccccagatcatgaaaaattgaaacGCTACagatatcggaatatggcgcaattttttattttttttttcctttagcaaagtttggaatttttttttacctcttagataaaatagaacctagtcatgttaggtgtccatgaactcgtaatgacctggagaatcataatggcaggtcagttttagcattaagtgaacctagcaaaaaagccaaacaaaaaacaagtgtgggattgcactttttttttgcaatttcaccgcacttgcaatttttttcccgttttcaagtacacgacatggtaaaaccaatgatggcgttcaaaagtacagctcgtcctgcaaaaaataagccctcacatggccatatggacggagaaataaaaaagctatggctctgggaaggaggggagtgaaaaaccaacacggaaaaactgaaaatcccaaggtcatgaaggggttaagtacccaTTAGGTCCTGACATAGCAACTTCATAAGGCAGTTATGGggcaaatttaaagggaatctgtcacctccggGACATCCTATTAATATGGGTATACAAGTAACAGAAAATGTTATACTAGTCCTACCCGtcagcctcatattaatggtcttgttgccgaGAAATGTTATATTTTCTCTTTGTTAATgattccgatcctcacaagatctccttctctactcccctcttatctcctcttcccacaatcgtatacaagatttctctcgcgtatcacctctactctggaaccctctaccacaacacatcagactctcgcctaccatcgaaaccttcaaaaaggacctaaagacccacctcttccgaacaagcctacaacctgccgtAACCACCTATCCACCAAACCActgtatgaccagctctatcctcacctactgtatcctcacccatcccttgtagattgtgagccctcgcgggcagggtcctctctcctcctgtaccagtcgtgacttgtattgtttattattgtacttgcttttttggaataaatgacgctataataaataataatttctgtgacaatgctATGAAATGAGAAAAGATGATAGAGGGGTTTGTAATGTGGCACAACCGAGTTTAGACATGTCACAATATCCCCAATCGGGACCTTAAGCACCTTGTCATCTGTGCTCTACTTCCTGCACAAGGTTAAACTATTAGATTAAAATTATCTGAGCATATTTCTCAGTGTGCGAAACCTAAGCTATGGTGGGGTATGTTCTTTTCCTCCTGTGCGTTGCGACTTTCTTATGATTGCCCTCTTGTAAGATGTTGCTCAAAATACACACTCCCGGTGAAAACTTATACACACTAAagtcacgttcagtatttggtcagtagtttacatcagaatttgtaagctTGTGTAGCTGGCTATAGGTAGGATAGGCAGTGCTACATAGCCGAATCCAGTGATTTGGAATccagagtatttggtcagtattttacatcactaagtGGAAGTCAAACCCAGGAGTGTGTTTTtctccgattgttccactcctgattttggcttacaaatactgatgtaaaatactgaccaaatgctgaacgtctGAGTGTGGCCTCAGATTAAAAGAAAATTAACTCACTAGGTGTCAAATTCTTTGATTGCACATATCTCTGCAATTAagagacaaaaaaaacccaaaatatttTATTCTGCTTTGGAGCTACCATTACATAGTGCGTTTCCAGttcaacattttaataaaaaaggaaGTCCTGATCTCTGCCATAGTAAACTAGCTGTCAAAGTTGTGGTCATGAAGGTGACAGCACGGGGAGCTTTCCTGTCCAAATTATATTGTACACCTACAGTGCTGATCCTTTAAAAAGTGTTCTGCACTTTTAGAACAACCCCATCTTaaaaaggtaatctgtcagtacAATCAACCCtagtgaataaaatgataccttgatatttgcgatccaatgtcttattccagaggtatccatgtttttcttatatgtagatgagctgttcaggactatgggctagacactgatctgcatgagaatcaatATAAATGATATGGGCaaaaccagtgtgatgtgtaatggtcgatgtctgctctcctgatctcactactGAGCTGTGTTCGATTATAAGGATTCAGTCAGACAAGATCGCATCGCTGTGCACGGACTGGCCAGTGGTTCTCCTGACCAgggcgtgacagcatgtatttctatacagcagtcccgctcaggtcaggagaaccaCTGGCCAGTCCGTGCACAGCGATGCAATCTCGTCCTCGTTATACAGTCTTCTGACTGCGCCCTTAAacacttctgcggattcctctccgCTTCAGCTCAGGCAGGCAGTGCTGTAATATTGTTACAATGGAGCAGAGCTGTGAGCTGCAGCAACTGcgtttgttaggctactttcacactagcgccgggctcggcccgtcgctgtgcgtcgggccgacgttcccgacgctagcgttgtctccatcgcacaacgggggcagcggatgcatttttccagcgcatccgctgccccattgtgaggtgcggggaggtggggggcggagttccggccgcgcatgcgcggtcggaaaagacgtttacgacggagcaaaaaacgttgcaagcaacgttttttgctcccgacggtccgccactgcacgacgcatccgtcgcacgacgggtgcgacgtgtggcaatccgtcacaatgcgtcgcttaatgtaaatcaatggtgaaaaaacgcatcctgcaaacacttttgcaggatgcgttttttcggcaaaacgacgcattgtgacggaatgcagttaacgctagtgtgaaagtagcctaagacgacaAAGTTCAATTCTACTGTACTGtgctagttacatgtctcacactggtaacggctCCATTCATTCAAAATCTCTTTAGGCAGATTCCTTTCTGGCTCATAGATCTGAAAAGCTCATTTGTGTATAAGAAAAACATTGATTGGAGAATGTTCGAAGTATTACCGTAAATATCTCACAGCTCTAATAAGTAACGCTCAGTAGTGTTTTGAGGTGA
Encoded here:
- the COX5A gene encoding cytochrome c oxidase subunit 5A, mitochondrial; amino-acid sequence: MLGAALRRCVTSGLRSLPRCRLQPQPACSQVAIAARCYSHAKHESDEEFDARWVTYFNKPDIDAWELRKGVNTLVGYDLVPEPKILDAALRACRRLNDFASTVRILEAVKDKAGPHKEIYPYVIQELRPTLDELGISTPEELGLDKP